The region TTCCGCCTGCTGCAGCCCGCCGGTGATCTGCAGGACCAGAGGCTCCAGCGTCAGCAAGGTCATGCGGTCGGGCTCGAACCGCGTGCCGGGCGTGACGGCGACCACCGGGGGTTCATCGCCCTGCCCGCGCCGGAGCCAGATCACGCCCGAAAGGCCGGTCAGGTGCGACCGGAGACCGATGGGCTGTGACCCGCCATGAGCGGGTAACGGCGCCACGGGTGGGCTGCCCGGTCGCGACGCTGGATGAACGGAGCTTTTCTGCGAAGACGGCGGCAACGCCACCGGCGCAAGGCCTGGCGCTGACCCAGCAGCCTCTTCCCGCGGCGGCCGCTGTCCCTGCTGGCCGGCGTCGGCGTCCGGCGTGAAGCCGACCGTGATGCCGTCCTCATCAGCAGCCAGGGCGATCGCGTGGTCCGCCGCGAAAACCATGCGTAGTGCGTCCTCAAAGGCCTCTCGGAACGTCTTGGGGTCCTGGTGTGGGCCGCCGAAGCGGTCAAGCAACTCAGGCCAGGGCACCGTGATGGCCTGTCCGGCTGGCTGGTGGTGCAGCACCTGCCGGATCCAGCCGTGCGCATCGAGCGCCAGGGCTTCTGTCATGAGGGCCGCGACGATCCGCCGCTCCAGCGGCACGGCGTGTTGCATCAGGCTGGCCAGGAAGCGGCCGCTGAGGCGAAGACGCGGCCGCCATACGGCCTCGGGCCGGCGCCACTGACCCCGGGCATCGAACACCGCCAGGGCATGGTCCTCGCCGCAGGTCAGGCTGACTTTCGCGGCGGCCAGGCGTTCCAATTGGCTTCCGAGTTCCTGCAGGACGGGCTCCATGGCCGGCAAGCCCATCTCCAGGGCCAGGGCCGCGATGTCTGGCCCGAGTTCCAGCACTGCGTTGCCCGTGCGCACCGCCTTGTCACACAGGTGCATCAGCAGGCGGCGCAGGCACCATCCGGACGGCAGCGTCTGATCCGGCATTGCCATCTCGATGGCCAGAGCCGTGTCATCCACGTCATGACGCCAGGATCCGACCGATGACGAAAACGGCAGCGCCGTCCGGCAGAAAGCAGGGTGGTACCAGATCCAGCGCAGATCAGAGCCTGCCCCTGCTGGGGTCAAAGCAAGGGCAGGTGGCGCAGACAACGTCATGAAAAGAATCATCCAGTCGACCTCTCATGGAGAGGCCGATCTCAAGGAGCACGAAGACAATGCAGCGGAGAAGGGCCGAGCAGGCTTGTGAACAAGATAATACCCCGTGTGCGCTCCACAAGAACCACGCCCTTTCTCCACAACCCCCGAATGAGAGGCACCATGGCCGCTCCACGCTGCTTGAAGCCAGAAAATGAGGCCTTCCTGAGTCGCTTTGCCGGCCCGGCTGGCTGGCAGCTGACCGCGCGGACCAGCAGGAAGAAGCCATCTCCCAACGCGTGCACTGCGCGGGGTACCTGCTTCGCATGCGTGGCGAACACCAGTTCACCGACGCATGCCTTACGGCTCTCCTCGGCCACTGAACCTCCGATCGGTGATGGCAAGCCAGGCCGCGTCAGCGAGCAGGTGCAACGGCTGTACATCGAGGACCGCCTGTCCAAGGGGGAACCCATTGAGGACCACATCCCGGCGCAGGGATAGCCGACGGTCGCCGGTGGACAGGCAGCGGGTTGCCCGGCGTCGGGGGGAGCGCCATGGTTCGTTGCCCGTTCCCTGCTCCGTCGGCACGGTTCGGTATAACAAACGTGGAGGGAGTTGAGATGATGAGGCGCATGTCCGCGGTGATCGCCCTGGTGGCCACCGCCCTTTGCAGCGGTGCCCCGCAAGCCCGGGCTGGCGCGACGCTGGAAGCGGTGAAGGCGCGCGGCACCCTGAACTGCGGCATCCACACTGGCATCGCTGGCTTCGCGCGCCCCGATTCCCGCGGTGTCTGGCAGGGCTTCGACGTCGATTTCTGCCGCGGTCTCGCCGCCGCCCTCTTCAACGACCCGAATAAGGTCCGCTTCACGCCCCTGTCCACGCCGCTGCGGTTCACCGCCCTTTCCTCGGGTGAGGTGGATGTGCTGTTCCGCACGAGCACCGCCACCATGCTGCGCGACACGAGCCTCGGCATCCGCGCGGTCACGCCGAACTTCTATGACGGCCACGGCTTCATGGTGCGTGCCGACGCCAAGATCGGGAAAGCCACCGACATGGGCGGCGCCACCGTCTGCCTGCTCCAGGGCACCACCAACGAACTCATCACGGCGGACTTCTTCCGCACCAACAACCTGCCCATGACGCCCGTGCTGTTCGAGCGGGCCGACCAGGCGGCCGAGGCGTTCCAAACAGGACGGTGTGACGCCTACGGGACCGACGCCTCCCTGCTGGCGGCCGCGCGATCCTCGATGCGGAACCCGTCGGACTGGACCATCCTGCCCGAGCGCTTTTCCAAGGAACCCTACGGCCCCTATGTCCGTCGGGGCGACGACGAGTGGTACGACATCGTCCGCTGGTACGTGAACGCGGTGATCCAGGCGGAGGAGAGCGGCGTCACCCAGGCCAACGTCGAGGAGGTGCGCCGCACCACCACCAATCCCGACACGCGCCGCCTCCTGGGCGTCACGCCCGAGCTCGGCCAGGCCATCAAGCTGGACCCCCTCTGGGTGGTGAACGTCGTGAAGGCGGTCGGCAACTACGGCGAGATCTACGGCCGTCACATGGGTCCGGCCAGCCCCGTGGGCCTGCCACGTGGCGTCAACGAGCAGTGGACGCGCGGCGGCCTGCTCTACGCCCTGCCGATGCGCTGATGAACCAAGGCGTCAAAAGCTAAGGGCAACTGGACCGCGGCTCGCGGTGTAGGCTGCCGCGGCAGACACGTTGATGGTGGACAGTGATGAGGTACGTATCGGTTGTGGGTGGCGGCATCGCCGGACTGCTGACGGCCTGGGCGCTCAGCCGTCGCGGTGTGCGGGTGACGGTGTTCGAACAAGGGCCACTGCCTAACCCGCATTGCTCCTCCTTCGACGAGCACCGGATCATCCGCCACGCCTACGGCGCGATGCCCGCATATGCGCGCCTGATGCCCGGGGCGTTCTCGCTCTGGGACCGTCTCTGGGGCGACATCTTCCCGGCGGGGCAGCAGCGTGGCTACCTCGAGACCGGTCTCACCTACGTGCTGCGTGGCGACAATGGTTGGTACGACATCACCGCCCAGTCGCTCGACGAGCTAGGGGTCGCGTACGGGGACGTGCCCCTGGACGCCGTGCCAGGACGTTACCCCATGCTCAACTGCGACGGTGTTACCCGCGTGGTCGAGACGGGCGGCGCGGGCGTGCTGTTCCCGTCCATCATCATGACCGCTCTTGTGGCCGCGCTGCCCGGTATGGGCGTCCAGTTCGTGCCGTCGTGCAAGATCAGCGCCGTCAACGCTGATGCAGGGGAAGTGGTGGCCAATGGCGAGCGGCACCGGGCCGACGCCGTTGTGGTCGCCGCCGGTGCCTGGGTGGACCGCTTGGTCCCCGCGCTCAAGGGGATTGCCGTGCCATCGCGCCAGGCTGTGGTCTACCTGGCACCACCCTCCGACCTGGCCTCAGCCTGGGCCACGGCGCCTGCCATCATCACGCGCGACTTCTCCGGCGATATCGGGAGCACTTACACCTTGCCGCCGCGCCAGGGCATGCGGCTCAAGGTTGGCGACCACCTGTTCTCGCGCCGGGGCGATCCGGATGACGATCGCGTCGCACGGTCGGAGGATCTGGAGGTGCTGTCGGCCGCCCTGCCGCTCGTCTACCGCGACTTCGAGCGCTACACCGTGCTCGAGCGCCGTGCCTGCTTCTACACGGTGACGGAGGACGAGCGCTTCATCGTCCGTCCCACCGGTGATCGCACCTGGGTCGTCAGCGCTTGTTCTGGCCATGGCTTCAAGCTGGCACCCGCGATGGCGGAAGCGGTCGCGCAGGCGCTGACGGGGGAACGTGACGCCGCAGGCATTTCTGCCTGGGCCGCCCCCGCCTGACCGGGTCTTCATCAGGGTAGGTGGCAGTACCAAGCGCGGCGCATGGGCACCCAGCCGAGCTTTCATGGGTGTACGGATCGATGTCCGCTTCAGGATAGGTGAACAGTATCCATGCGGTGACGGCCGCGGTTGACGCTCAGGCGGCGGCAGTCGCGGGCGCTCGGGAACGCTGCCACTTCCAGGGCAGGAGCTCGTCGAGCCTGGAGGCGGGGTGATCGGCGATACGGGCGAGCACATTGGCGAGCCAGGCACGCGGGTCGATGCCGTTCAGCTTCGCGGTGGTGATCAGGGCGTAGATCATTGCAGCCCGCTCGCCGCCACGGTCACTGCCCGCGAACAGCCATGCCTTTCTGCCAAGGGCCACGCCGCGGAGGGCGCGCTCGGCGGCGTTATTGGTGAGGCAGATCCGGCCATCGCTGAGGAACTGAGTGAATGCGGCCCAACGCTTGAGCGCATAGTCCAGCGCCTTGGCCAGATCGTTGTGACGCGACAGCCTGCCCCTGGTCTCCAGCATCCAGGCATGGAGATCAGCGACGAGTGGGGCGACGACGCTCTGCCGGTGCGACAGGCGTTCGGCCGCCGGACACCGGTTCACGGCCCGCTCGGCCTCGAACACCCGGTCGATGCGGCGCACGGCCTCGGCAGCCAGCGGCGCGCGGGCGACCTCCGCCAGTTCGAACACCTTGCGCCGGAAATGCGCCCAGCACGCCGCCTCCATGATCGGTCCGGGCTTGCGGCCGGGCAGGTAGAGATCACCAAACCCAGCATAGGCATCTGCCTGCAGGATCCCCGTATAGGAGGCCAGGTGCCGCTTGGGGTGCTCGGCGGTGCGGTCGCGCGAGAAGTAGAACACGGCCGCCGGTGGCGCGGGGCCAGCAAAGGGCTGGTCGTCCCGCACATAGGTCCAGAGGCGGGCGGTGACCGTCTTGCCGCGCGCGAGCAGCGGTACGGTGGTGTCGTCCCCGTGCAGGCGCTCGGCGGCCAGAACATGCGCCTCGATGAGGGCATGGAGGGGTGAGAGCACTGCCGCCGCGGTGCCGACCCAGTCCGCCAGGGTGGAGACGCTCAGCTCCACGCCCTCACGGGCATAGCTCTCGCTCTGCCGGTTCAGCGGCAGGTGCTGGCCGAACTTGGCCTCCAGGACCATGGCGAGCAGGTTCGGCCCGGCACGTCCGCGGGCGATCGGATGGAACGGCGCGGGCGGCTGGGTGATCACCTCGCACTGACGGCAGGAGAACTTCTCCCGCACGGTCTGGACGACCTTCCACGAGCGCGGGATCACCTCCAGGGTCTCGGTCACGTCCTCACCGAGCTTGGACAGTTTGCCGCCGCAGCAGGGGCAGGCGGCGGGTGACGGGAGCAGCACCCGTTCGCGCGGCAGGTGGGCAGGCAGAGGACCGCGCGACGGCTTGCGCGGCGGTGCTCCGGGCCAGGTTCCAGCCGGGTTCTCCGCTCGCGTCGCATCCTCGGCTGCTGTGGCGACCAACTCGCCGAGTTCCAGCTCCAGCTGATCCAGCAGCTTACGGCCGCGCTCGGAGGAGGCACCGAACTTGTCGTGTCGCAGCTTGGCGATCACCAGCTTGAGGTGCGTGATCATCGCCTCGGCGCCGGTGGCACGGGCCTCGGCCGCGAGGCGCGCCTCCCGCTCAGCCGCCAGGGCCGCGCGCAGGGTCTCGACGTCGTCAGGGTCAGCCGCGGCGGGCGTCATGCTGGAAGTGAATCAGGGACAGCCGCGCTTTGCCAGCACAGTCCTCCGCTGAGGGTCAGCCCGCGGCCTGAGGTCTGTAAGTCAGTTGCGGGTTCCGCCAATCGATGCCGTCAAGCATGTAAGCCAATTGCGCAGCGGAGATCGGCGCGACATCGCCTGCGGTCGTGGGCCAGAGGAAGCGTCCTCGTTCCAGCCTCTTGGCGTAGAGGGACATGCCGAGCCCGTCGTGCCACAGGATCTTGAGCAGGTCGCCGCGCTTGCCCCGAAAGACATACAGATCGCCCGCGTGCGGATCACGTCCGAGCGCCTCCTGCACCTGCAGGGCCAGACCATTCATGCCGCGGCGCATATCCGTATGCCCGACTGCGAGCCAGACGCGGACACCAGAGGGAACCGGGATCACCCGCGGAGCACCAACAGCAGACGGCGCAGGGCAGCCGCCCCGATGTTCTCAGCCACGCGCAGGCGCGTGCCGTCCGGCAACACGATCTCGACGGAGCGCTCACCCTCCAGGGCATCGCCCGGGCAGGATGCTCCTCCAACCCGTTCCATGGCCTCGGCTCCAGGAAGGGCTGATACGACGTGGACAGGCACAAAACTCGGCGTCTCGACCACCAGCCGTCCCCGCCGCTGGGCGTCACGCCACTGCCAGATCAGGCCACGGCTGACGTCATGCCGTCGCGCGACAACAGCAAGCCGGGCACCGGCATCAATCTCGGCCAGGATCCGGAGCTTGTCCTCCGTCCGCCAGCGCCGACGCCGCTCCACCCCATTGATGATCTCCATCCCACCCGCCCGCCCTTACCGACACCCTTAAGAACATCCGTAAGATCAGAGATCACCCAAGGCTGAGAAGGCGTGACTCACCGGATGGGTACGCTCTACCTCGCCTTCATGGAGGCGAAGCTCGCAATGCTCCTTCCGATCTACATCTTCCCATCGCGCATGGCTGCCGCAAGCTGATCGACGTTATAGCGGAACATGGCCGCGTAGGTCGGTGCCGGCCCATCTGGAGGCGACAGAGCCTCGACGTAGAGCTCGCCGCCTGGCTTCGCTCCAGTGGCGCGGGCAATCTGCTGCACAAGACGCGAGTCGTTGCTGTTCTCAAAGAAGTAGGCGCGGACATGCTCGCTCCTGATCTGCTCGATCAGCTTTGCCATCTGCTGCGCAGACGGTTCGCTCTCGGTCGAGATGCCGAGCGGGGACAGGAAAGTGACCTTATAGCGGTCAGCGAAGTAGCCGAAGGCGTCATGCGTGGTCAGCACCTTGCGCCGGGCGAGCGGAATGGCTTCCATTGTCCGCCGCGCGTAATCGTCGAGTTGCTCAAGCTGTCGCGCATAGCGGTCGCCGTTTTCCTGATAGGCTGCGGCCCCGGCGGGATCCGCGGCTGAGAGCGCGCGAACGATGTTGTGCACGTAGATCACGCCGTTGGCTGCGCTGTTCCAGGCATGGGGGTCGGTGACCTTCCTGCCGTCCTCCTCCATGCGCAGCGTCCGGATCCCGTCCGAAGCCACGACAGGTTTGCCGGCGTAGCCGGAGGCGGAGATCAGCCGATCCATCCAGCCTTCAAGTCCGAGGCCGCTGACGAACACGATATCAGCCGCTTTCAGGTGGCGTGCATCATCGGGCGAGGGTTCGTAGACATGGGGGTCTCCATTCGGCCCGACCAGACTGACCACATGCACGCGTTCGCCGCCGACCTGGTGCACCATGTCTGCGAGCACGGTGAAGCTCGCCACGGCTTCCAGTGTCTTAGCCAGGGCGGGCTGTGCGAACGCCATCACGGCCAGCGCCGCACCAACCATCAGATATCGTCTTTTCATGAAGGTGTTCCTTGGGTCAGCCCGCGAGGTGCGGGCGCGGGATCAAACGGCGCAGCCATCCGCGCGGGCCGAACAGCAACGACAGGGCGTAAAACAGTCCGGCCGTCAGCACGATCGACGGGCCGGAAGCGAGGCCAAGATGAAAGGAGACGATCAGTCCGATGAACCCGGACGCCATGGCCATGCACGCCGCGGTGGCCGCCAGCCCAGGTAGGCTGCGGGCCCAGAGCTGCGCGGCCGCTGCTGGCAGCATCATCAGCCCGACCGCCATCAAGGTCCCGAGCGCCTGAAAGCCTGCGACAAGGTTGATGACCAGCAGCGCCAAGAACAGCAGGTGGTACAGCGAGCCGTGCCCATCCACCGCGCGCAGGAAGCCCGGATCGAAGCATTCCACCACAAGTGGCCGATAGACGACGGCGAGCACCAGCAGCGTGAAGGATGAGATCGTGCCCACCAGGTACAAAGCCGGTGCGTCGATGGCGAGGATGGTGCCGAACAGCACATGCAGGAGGTCGATGTTGGAGCCGCGCAGGGAAACGATCAGCACACCCGCGGCGAGGGAGATCAGATAGAAGCTGGCAAAGCTGGCATCCTCGCGCAGGGCCGTGGTGCGGGTCACCACACCGCCAAGGCTCATCGCCGGCAGCGACAGTCCGGCCAGCAGATAACCGATGGCCGCACCCGGGAGCACGGCGTGGCTCATTGCGTCTCCGACCAGGCTCATGCGGCGCAACATGAGCAGCACGCCGACCGGCCCGGAGCCGAGCGCCAGGGCCATGCAGGCGACCAGCGCGCGCCGCATGAAGCCGAACTCCACGAAGGGCTGAGCCACGGCCTGGTAAAGGGTCATGCCGCCACTCCGGGGCGGGCGCAGAGCGGGCACAGGTTCGGCTGAACAGGTTTGCCGGAATCATCTTTTTCGGCCTGGCGTTCAAGTTGGTAGCATCGCACCGCTGACCTGTGCACCGCACCGGGGCCGTCATCTGGGAGCCGTGGCGGGGCGGCATTCTCCTTCAGAGCATCCAGGGTCCGGCGGAGTGGGGCCGGGTGCCCCACTCCAGACAAGTCCCTTGGGTCACGTCGTCATTCCAGCGCTGCGCATGAGCAGTCGGAACAGCAACGCGGCAATCGCGAGACCTCCGACGCTCAACGTCCAGATCAGGACCAGCCAGCCGACCCGCTGCGACCAGAGCCGGAGGGACGGAGAGGAGTGGCTCAGCCTCAATGGTATCCCTCGCCGGCTTTCACCTTGCCGCGGAAGACGTAGTACGACCACGCGGTGTAGGCGAGAATGAACGGGATGATAAACAGGGCGCCGATCAGCGCGAAGCCCATGCTCTGCGGCGGCGCCGCGGCGTCCCAGATCGAGATCCCGGGCGGAATGATATTGGGCCACAGGCTGATGGCGAGACCGGTGTAGCCCAGGAACAGCAGCAGCAGAGACAGGAGGAAGGGCGCGGCGTGACTGTCGCGGCCGAGCGCCTTCCACAGGCCGATCGCCGCCACCAGCACCAGCACGGGCACCGGCGCGAAGAACAGCAGGTTCGGCAGCGCGAACCAGCGGGCCGCGACCTCGGCATGCGCCAGGGGGGTCCAAAGGCTGACGACCAGGATGGCCACGAGCAGGGCGATCATCACCGGCCGCCCCAGGGCCCGCATGCGGGCCTGGAGTTCGCCTTCGGTCTTCATCACCAGCCAGCTGGCACCCAGGAGCGCGTAGGCGACCGGGAGGGCAAGGCCGGTGAACAGGCTGAAGGGCGTGAGCCAGCCGAACAGGCCCCCCACATAGGCCCCGCTCTCAAGCGGAAACCCGTTGATGAAGGCGCCCAGCGCAGCCCCTTGCGAGAAGGTGGCGATGTAGGACCCCCAGGCGAAAGCCTTGTCCCAGAAGGGCCGGTGCGCCTCGTCGGCCTTGAAGCGGAACTCGAAGGCGACGCCGCGCCAGATCAGGCCGGCAAGCATCAGCACGAGCGGGAGGTAGAGAGCACTCAGGATGGTCGCATAGGCCAGCGGAAAGGCGGCGAGCAGCGCCGCCCCGCCCAGCACCAGCCAAGTCTCGTTTCCGTCCCAGACCGGTGCCACGGTGTTGACCATCGTGTCCCGGTCGCCCCGATCCGCCACGAAGGGGAACAGGATCCCGATCCCCAGGTCGAAGCCGTCCATGACGACATACATCATCAGCCCGAAGCCGATGATGATCGCCCAAATGAGGGGAAGGTCGATGCCCATGATCACACCTCCTCAGACGATGGCCGGATCGATGTCGTCGGGTGCGGCCGAGAGCGGCCGCGCCGGGCGCAGCACCTGGCCCTTGTCCTGCGCGTGGTCGTCGCCGACCGTCGGACCCTTGGCGACCAGCTTGATCATGTAGCTGATGCCGGTGCCGAAGACCGCGCAGTACATGACGAGGAACACGGCCAGGGTCGCCGAGAGCGCGAGGGCCGAATGGTTCGACACCGCATGCTCGGTCCGCATGACGCCATAGACCACCCAGGGCTGGCGTCCGATCTCGGTGGTGAACCACCCGGCCAGGATGGCGATCAGGCCGCTCGGTCCCATCAGCATCGCGAAACGCAGGAAGAGCCTGGAGCCATACAGCCTGCCGCCACGGCGCAGCCACAGGCCCCAGACGCCCAGCAGCAGCATCAACATGCCGAGGCCCACCATCACCCGGAACGACCAGAAGACGACGGTGGAGTTGGGACGGTCCTCCGGCGCGAACTCGCTGAGGCCCCGGAACTGGCCGTCGAGGCTGTGGGTGAGGACCAGGCTGCCGAGGCGGGGGATCTCCACCGCGTAGCGTGTCGTCTCCGCCGCCATGTCGGGCCAGCCAAACAGGATCAGCGGCACACCCTGTCCTGGCTCGTTCCGCCAGTGCCCCTCCATGGCGGCGATCTTCGCCGGCTGATGCTCCAGGGTGTTCAGGCCATGAGCGTCGCCGACGGCGATCTGGATGGGCGCCACGACGAGCACCATCCACATCGCCATCGAGAACATGGTGCGCACGGCCGGTGCGTTCCGCCCGCGCAGCAGGTGCCAGGCCCCCGAGGCACCGACGAACAGCGCCGTCGAGAGATAGGCGGCGATGGTCATGTGCACGAGGCGGTAGGGGAAGGACGGGTTGAAGATGACCTTCAGCCAATCGACCGGCACGACGCGGCCGTCGATGATCTCAAAACCCTGCGGCGTCTGCATCCAGCTGTTCGAGGCCAGGATCCAGGTCGCGGAGATCAACGTGCCGAGGGCGACCATCAGCGTTGCGAAGAAGTGGAGGCCTGGACCGACCTTGTTCCAGCCGAACAGCATGACGCCGAGGAAGCCGGCCTCCAGGAAGAAGGCGGTCAGCACCTCATAGGCGAGCAGCGGGCCGGTGATGCTGCCGGCGAAGGAGGAGAAGTAGCTCCAGTTGGTGCCGAACTGGTAGGCCATGACCAGCCCGGAGACGACACCCATGGCGAAGTTGACGGCAAAGATCTTCGACCAGAAATGATAGAGGTCCCGAAAGAGGCCGTCCTTCTTCCAGAGCCAGAGGCCCTCCAGCACCGCGAGGTAACTGGCAAGCCCGATGGTGATCGCCGGGAAGATGATGTGGAAGGAGACGGTGAAGCCGAACTGGATGCGGGCCAGCTCGAGCGCGGTCAGTCCGAACATGACAAACCTCCCTGGCCTGCGCCCGCGACGCCATGCTGCTGACGCGACGATGTCCGGTGAGAGAGACGCGGCGAGGGCAGCACGACGGCGGCCCTCTGAAGAAAAGACACGGCTGTCAATCCTTTGTCCGAAACTACACGACCGCCCTCGTGGTGAGGGAGGGTTGTGACAGGAGGCTCACGAGCTGGGTCAGTCCGTCCTCCAGCACGCCGCGATCGGGCGCGACGCCGAGCGAGATCCGCACGGCCTCGATGGGATGCATTGTCACGGCAAAGGCGGCGCTCGGAACGATGGAGACGCCGGCACGATCGGCGTGATCGGCGAAGTCCGAGGCGCGCCAGTGTTCGGGCAGCTGGAGCCAAAGGTGATGCCCGTGCGGATCGGCGGCAAAGCGGAGGTCTGTCAGGATCGTCGCCGCGAGCTTCTGACGCTCGACGTTCTCAATGCTGATGGCGCGGCTGAGCTGGTCCAGGGTGCCGTTGGCAATCCACCGGCTGGCCAGGGCTGACATGAGCGGTGGCGCCATCAGGACGGTGGTGCGCAGAATGCCGGCAAGCCTGAGAGCACCAGCGGCGCTCGGCGCGGCCACATAGGCGACGCGCAGGGCGGGCGTGGCGCATTTGGACAGCGTGGCGATGTGCCAGGTGATATCACCGGCGAGCTCCGCCATCGCGACGGTCCGCTCGGGTCGCAGCGGCGCGTAGGGATCATCCTCAATGATGGCGACCTTATGCTTGCGGGCGAGCGTCGCGATCGCGCGGCGCCGGTCCTCGGGCAGGGTGACCGTGGTGGGATTGTCGATGCTCGGGATCAGGTAGAGCGCCTTGGGCGCCTTCTCCCGGCAGGCCTTCTCAAATGCGTCAGGACGGATGCCGTGCTCGTCCATGGCGAGTGGCTCCAGGACGAGCCCCCGCTGGGCGGCCACCGCCTTGAAGCCGGGATAGGTCATCGCCCCAGCCACGACCACGT is a window of Roseomonas gilardii DNA encoding:
- a CDS encoding DUF2474 domain-containing protein produces the protein MSHSSPSLRLWSQRVGWLVLIWTLSVGGLAIAALLFRLLMRSAGMTT
- a CDS encoding replication protein RepA; translated protein: MILFMTLSAPPALALTPAGAGSDLRWIWYHPAFCRTALPFSSSVGSWRHDVDDTALAIEMAMPDQTLPSGWCLRRLLMHLCDKAVRTGNAVLELGPDIAALALEMGLPAMEPVLQELGSQLERLAAAKVSLTCGEDHALAVFDARGQWRRPEAVWRPRLRLSGRFLASLMQHAVPLERRIVAALMTEALALDAHGWIRQVLHHQPAGQAITVPWPELLDRFGGPHQDPKTFREAFEDALRMVFAADHAIALAADEDGITVGFTPDADAGQQGQRPPREEAAGSAPGLAPVALPPSSQKSSVHPASRPGSPPVAPLPAHGGSQPIGLRSHLTGLSGVIWLRRGQGDEPPVVAVTPGTRFEPDRMTLLTLEPLVLQITGGLQQAEYTRVSAWIMANRDLIDLVWDGEITTLDQATARVRKAPASDWR
- the tnpC gene encoding IS66 family transposase, which produces MTPAAADPDDVETLRAALAAEREARLAAEARATGAEAMITHLKLVIAKLRHDKFGASSERGRKLLDQLELELGELVATAAEDATRAENPAGTWPGAPPRKPSRGPLPAHLPRERVLLPSPAACPCCGGKLSKLGEDVTETLEVIPRSWKVVQTVREKFSCRQCEVITQPPAPFHPIARGRAGPNLLAMVLEAKFGQHLPLNRQSESYAREGVELSVSTLADWVGTAAAVLSPLHALIEAHVLAAERLHGDDTTVPLLARGKTVTARLWTYVRDDQPFAGPAPPAAVFYFSRDRTAEHPKRHLASYTGILQADAYAGFGDLYLPGRKPGPIMEAACWAHFRRKVFELAEVARAPLAAEAVRRIDRVFEAERAVNRCPAAERLSHRQSVVAPLVADLHAWMLETRGRLSRHNDLAKALDYALKRWAAFTQFLSDGRICLTNNAAERALRGVALGRKAWLFAGSDRGGERAAMIYALITTAKLNGIDPRAWLANVLARIADHPASRLDELLPWKWQRSRAPATAAA
- the tnpB gene encoding IS66 family insertion sequence element accessory protein TnpB (TnpB, as the term is used for proteins encoded by IS66 family insertion elements, is considered an accessory protein, since TnpC, encoded by a neighboring gene, is a DDE family transposase.), whose amino-acid sequence is MIPVPSGVRVWLAVGHTDMRRGMNGLALQVQEALGRDPHAGDLYVFRGKRGDLLKILWHDGLGMSLYAKRLERGRFLWPTTAGDVAPISAAQLAYMLDGIDWRNPQLTYRPQAAG
- a CDS encoding metal ABC transporter permease, whose product is MTLYQAVAQPFVEFGFMRRALVACMALALGSGPVGVLLMLRRMSLVGDAMSHAVLPGAAIGYLLAGLSLPAMSLGGVVTRTTALREDASFASFYLISLAAGVLIVSLRGSNIDLLHVLFGTILAIDAPALYLVGTISSFTLLVLAVVYRPLVVECFDPGFLRAVDGHGSLYHLLFLALLVINLVAGFQALGTLMAVGLMMLPAAAAQLWARSLPGLAATAACMAMASGFIGLIVSFHLGLASGPSIVLTAGLFYALSLLFGPRGWLRRLIPRPHLAG
- the cydB gene encoding cytochrome d ubiquinol oxidase subunit II — translated: MGIDLPLIWAIIIGFGLMMYVVMDGFDLGIGILFPFVADRGDRDTMVNTVAPVWDGNETWLVLGGAALLAAFPLAYATILSALYLPLVLMLAGLIWRGVAFEFRFKADEAHRPFWDKAFAWGSYIATFSQGAALGAFINGFPLESGAYVGGLFGWLTPFSLFTGLALPVAYALLGASWLVMKTEGELQARMRALGRPVMIALLVAILVVSLWTPLAHAEVAARWFALPNLLFFAPVPVLVLVAAIGLWKALGRDSHAAPFLLSLLLLFLGYTGLAISLWPNIIPPGISIWDAAAPPQSMGFALIGALFIIPFILAYTAWSYYVFRGKVKAGEGYH
- a CDS encoding amino acid ABC transporter substrate-binding protein; this translates as MSAVIALVATALCSGAPQARAGATLEAVKARGTLNCGIHTGIAGFARPDSRGVWQGFDVDFCRGLAAALFNDPNKVRFTPLSTPLRFTALSSGEVDVLFRTSTATMLRDTSLGIRAVTPNFYDGHGFMVRADAKIGKATDMGGATVCLLQGTTNELITADFFRTNNLPMTPVLFERADQAAEAFQTGRCDAYGTDASLLAAARSSMRNPSDWTILPERFSKEPYGPYVRRGDDEWYDIVRWYVNAVIQAEESGVTQANVEEVRRTTTNPDTRRLLGVTPELGQAIKLDPLWVVNVVKAVGNYGEIYGRHMGPASPVGLPRGVNEQWTRGGLLYALPMR
- a CDS encoding NAD(P)/FAD-dependent oxidoreductase produces the protein MGGGIAGLLTAWALSRRGVRVTVFEQGPLPNPHCSSFDEHRIIRHAYGAMPAYARLMPGAFSLWDRLWGDIFPAGQQRGYLETGLTYVLRGDNGWYDITAQSLDELGVAYGDVPLDAVPGRYPMLNCDGVTRVVETGGAGVLFPSIIMTALVAALPGMGVQFVPSCKISAVNADAGEVVANGERHRADAVVVAAGAWVDRLVPALKGIAVPSRQAVVYLAPPSDLASAWATAPAIITRDFSGDIGSTYTLPPRQGMRLKVGDHLFSRRGDPDDDRVARSEDLEVLSAALPLVYRDFERYTVLERRACFYTVTEDERFIVRPTGDRTWVVSACSGHGFKLAPAMAEAVAQALTGERDAAGISAWAAPA
- the tnpA gene encoding IS66-like element accessory protein TnpA, with product MEIINGVERRRRWRTEDKLRILAEIDAGARLAVVARRHDVSRGLIWQWRDAQRRGRLVVETPSFVPVHVVSALPGAEAMERVGGASCPGDALEGERSVEIVLPDGTRLRVAENIGAAALRRLLLVLRG
- a CDS encoding metal ABC transporter substrate-binding protein — protein: MKRRYLMVGAALAVMAFAQPALAKTLEAVASFTVLADMVHQVGGERVHVVSLVGPNGDPHVYEPSPDDARHLKAADIVFVSGLGLEGWMDRLISASGYAGKPVVASDGIRTLRMEEDGRKVTDPHAWNSAANGVIYVHNIVRALSAADPAGAAAYQENGDRYARQLEQLDDYARRTMEAIPLARRKVLTTHDAFGYFADRYKVTFLSPLGISTESEPSAQQMAKLIEQIRSEHVRAYFFENSNDSRLVQQIARATGAKPGGELYVEALSPPDGPAPTYAAMFRYNVDQLAAAMRDGKM